One genomic segment of Streptomyces sp. RerS4 includes these proteins:
- a CDS encoding class I SAM-dependent methyltransferase: MRQQHDTSTHPAPRAAFTAADAHTLRTALDALGGVRDLDTLDVACGHGHTVTLLADGGARRTVGVDSCPDRVRRARERHGQDAPTVEYVVADAAEMPQLGPFDLATAVYLFSHAPDRDSLHAMFRGIRANLRPGGRLLTLVRNPGAYPHVDWSPYGMRILDRVPEGDAPLLKAQFLTEPPQHFEYREWAHADFAEAAVDAGFSTVGWQPSRTPPADASRDEAYWAAYRAWPVSSLMTCTA, translated from the coding sequence ATGCGACAGCAGCACGACACGTCCACGCACCCCGCGCCCCGCGCGGCCTTCACCGCGGCCGACGCCCACACCCTGCGCACCGCCCTCGACGCCCTCGGCGGGGTGCGCGACCTCGACACCCTCGACGTGGCTTGCGGACACGGCCACACCGTCACCCTGCTGGCCGACGGCGGAGCCCGCCGCACGGTCGGCGTCGACAGCTGCCCCGACCGCGTCCGCCGCGCCCGGGAACGACACGGGCAGGACGCCCCGACCGTCGAGTACGTCGTCGCCGACGCCGCCGAGATGCCCCAGCTCGGCCCCTTCGACCTGGCCACCGCCGTCTACCTGTTCAGCCACGCCCCCGACCGGGACTCGCTGCACGCCATGTTCCGGGGGATCCGGGCCAACCTGCGCCCCGGCGGACGCCTGCTGACGCTGGTCCGCAACCCCGGCGCGTACCCGCACGTGGACTGGTCCCCGTACGGGATGCGCATCCTCGACCGGGTGCCGGAGGGCGACGCGCCCCTGCTCAAGGCCCAGTTCCTCACCGAGCCGCCGCAGCACTTCGAGTACCGCGAATGGGCGCACGCCGACTTCGCCGAAGCCGCCGTCGACGCGGGCTTCAGCACCGTCGGGTGGCAGCCGAGCCGCACGCCACCGGCGGACGCGAGCCGTGACGAGGCGTACTGGGCGGCGTACCGCGCCTGGCCGGTCAGCTCGCTGATGACCTGCACGGCCTGA
- a CDS encoding DeoR/GlpR family DNA-binding transcription regulator: MTRKERWQRLLDLLVERGGLEVEAAAASLGVSAATIRRDLDQLAEQQLLVRTRGGAVPHGVSYELPLRYRTSRRAAEKHRISEAVAALIAPGEVIGLTGGTTTTEVARALAARPDLATGSPALTVVTNALNIAGELVIRPQFKIVLSGGVARPQSYELTGPLAQQTLGQLTLDTAVLGVDAFDPEDGAATRHEDEAAVNSLLCARARRVVVAADSTKLGVRAFARICATSRVHTLVTDTGVSAALAAAFEGAGVEVVGV; the protein is encoded by the coding sequence ATGACCCGTAAGGAACGGTGGCAGAGACTGTTGGACCTGCTGGTGGAGCGGGGCGGGCTGGAGGTGGAGGCGGCGGCGGCATCGCTCGGCGTGTCCGCCGCGACGATCCGCCGCGACCTCGACCAACTCGCCGAGCAGCAGCTCCTGGTCCGCACGCGCGGTGGGGCGGTCCCGCACGGCGTCTCCTACGAACTCCCGCTGCGTTACCGCACCTCCCGCCGGGCCGCCGAGAAGCACCGCATCAGCGAGGCCGTCGCGGCCCTCATCGCACCGGGTGAGGTGATCGGCCTGACGGGTGGCACGACGACCACGGAGGTCGCCCGCGCCCTGGCGGCCCGCCCGGACCTCGCGACGGGCTCCCCGGCACTGACCGTCGTCACCAACGCCCTCAACATCGCGGGGGAACTGGTGATCCGGCCGCAGTTCAAGATCGTCCTGTCGGGCGGCGTCGCACGGCCGCAGTCCTACGAGCTCACCGGCCCGCTGGCTCAGCAGACGCTGGGGCAACTCACGCTGGACACGGCGGTGCTCGGCGTCGACGCCTTCGACCCGGAGGACGGCGCGGCCACCCGCCACGAGGACGAGGCCGCGGTGAACAGCCTCCTGTGCGCCCGCGCCCGACGGGTGGTGGTCGCGGCCGACTCCACCAAACTCGGCGTCCGCGCGTTCGCCCGCATCTGCGCGACGTCGAGGGTCCACACCCTGGTCACGGACACGGGCGTGTCGGCCGCTCTGGCGGCGGCGTTCGAGGGGGCGGGGGTGGAGGTTGTGGGGGTGTGA
- a CDS encoding alpha/beta hydrolase: MPSLRSRALSAALTAAGRRRRFATAEAVRARVARSARRPASHLPPRSLGRVADVSRTFVGAWPVYDAAPRGREPVARVLYVHGGAYIDELVRPHWSLIRTLVTQARARVVVPAYVLAPRGTADRTVPVAADLLSGLIESGGAGGTVLIGDSAGAGLALAAAQRLRERTGAQPSRIVLISPWLDVSMTHPGQAEIEAADPVQARPGLVEAGRLYAGTLAVDDPRVSPLHGSFAGLAPLTVFTGTRDVLSTDSRELLRRARAAGSEVEWHEEAGLPHLYPLLPVPEGRAARDRIVELIRETAHER, encoded by the coding sequence GTGCCGAGTCTGCGCAGCAGGGCGCTTTCGGCCGCGCTGACGGCGGCGGGGCGGCGAAGACGGTTCGCCACGGCCGAGGCGGTACGGGCCCGGGTGGCCCGGTCGGCGCGGCGGCCGGCGTCGCACCTGCCGCCGCGTTCGCTGGGGCGGGTCGCGGACGTGTCGCGGACCTTCGTCGGGGCCTGGCCGGTGTACGATGCCGCGCCGCGCGGGCGGGAGCCGGTGGCGCGGGTGCTGTACGTGCACGGTGGCGCGTACATCGACGAGCTGGTGCGCCCGCACTGGTCGCTGATCCGGACGCTGGTGACGCAGGCGCGGGCCCGGGTGGTGGTGCCGGCGTACGTGTTGGCGCCGCGCGGGACCGCCGATCGGACGGTTCCGGTGGCGGCGGACCTGCTGAGCGGGCTGATCGAGAGCGGTGGCGCGGGCGGCACGGTGCTGATCGGCGATTCCGCGGGCGCCGGGCTGGCACTGGCGGCCGCGCAGCGGTTGCGGGAACGTACGGGCGCCCAGCCGTCGCGCATCGTGTTGATCTCCCCGTGGCTGGACGTGAGCATGACCCATCCGGGGCAGGCGGAGATCGAGGCGGCGGACCCGGTGCAGGCCCGGCCGGGGTTGGTCGAGGCCGGGCGGCTGTACGCGGGCACGCTGGCGGTGGACGATCCCCGGGTGAGCCCGTTGCACGGTTCCTTCGCGGGGCTGGCTCCGTTGACCGTCTTCACGGGGACGCGTGACGTGCTCAGCACCGACAGCCGGGAGCTGTTGCGGCGGGCGCGGGCGGCGGGCTCCGAGGTGGAGTGGCACGAGGAGGCGGGGCTGCCGCACCTGTACCCGTTGCTGCCGGTACCGGAGGGGCGGGCGGCGCGGGACCGGATCGTGGAGCTGATCAGGGAGACGGCCCACGAGCGCTGA
- a CDS encoding serine hydrolase domain-containing protein, with product MTSLLDDLVRRTAERLGARQCGAVVVGAVRGGQSALHGADPGTLFEIGSVTKTFTALALARLTVRGVVGLDQPLHDLLPRDITAPERGGEVIKLAHLACHTSGLPRLPKGLLPRGLFRSDPYAGCTGELLMDGLRRTRLRSVPGTRFRYSNFGAGVLGFALARHTGTDYDTLVQDEICRPLGMTDTRVVLDPGRTARLAAGHSRTGRPRPPWHLAALAGAGGLHSTVPDLLTLARAQIGPAPEELAEAIAITHTTAHRVNARAAVHPGWISANLPRSRHRILFHTGGTGGYRSLLAIAPERGAAVVILNATTRPVDRPGLDLLAQIIGSGPGPDPVPATTGA from the coding sequence GTGACCTCGCTCCTCGACGATCTGGTACGACGAACGGCGGAGCGGCTCGGTGCCCGACAGTGTGGCGCCGTCGTGGTGGGTGCCGTCCGGGGCGGGCAGTCCGCACTGCACGGCGCGGACCCCGGCACGCTCTTCGAAATCGGTTCCGTCACCAAGACGTTCACCGCGCTGGCCCTGGCCCGGCTCACCGTGCGCGGCGTCGTGGGACTGGACCAACCGCTTCACGACCTGCTACCCCGCGACATCACGGCTCCGGAACGCGGCGGTGAGGTCATCAAGCTGGCTCACCTGGCCTGCCACACTTCCGGCCTGCCCCGGCTGCCCAAAGGCCTTCTGCCGCGAGGCCTGTTCCGGTCGGACCCCTACGCCGGCTGCACGGGCGAGCTCCTGATGGACGGACTGCGGCGCACCCGTTTGCGGTCGGTGCCCGGTACCCGCTTCCGCTACTCCAACTTCGGCGCCGGGGTGCTCGGCTTCGCCCTGGCACGCCACACCGGCACCGACTACGACACGCTTGTTCAGGACGAGATCTGCCGGCCACTCGGCATGACCGACACCCGCGTGGTCCTCGACCCCGGACGCACCGCACGGCTGGCCGCCGGCCACTCCCGCACCGGCCGCCCCCGCCCACCCTGGCACCTGGCCGCCCTCGCCGGCGCCGGCGGCCTGCACTCCACCGTGCCCGACCTGCTCACGCTGGCACGGGCCCAGATCGGCCCCGCGCCCGAAGAACTCGCCGAAGCCATCGCCATCACCCACACCACCGCCCACCGCGTCAACGCCAGAGCCGCCGTCCATCCTGGCTGGATCTCGGCCAACCTGCCCCGCAGTCGGCACCGCATCCTGTTCCACACCGGCGGCACCGGCGGCTATCGCAGCCTGCTGGCCATAGCCCCCGAACGCGGAGCCGCAGTCGTCATCCTCAACGCCACCACCCGACCCGTGGACCGTCCCGGCCTCGACCTGCTCGCACAGATCATCGGCTCCGGACCCGGTCCGGACCCCGTCCCGGCCACCACCGGCGCCTGA
- a CDS encoding glycine C-acetyltransferase yields MFESVREDLRTTLDEIRAAGLHKPERVIGTPQNAAVAVTAGGAPGEVLNFCANNYLGLADHPEVVTAAKEALDRWGYGMASVRFICGTQEVHKELEARLSSFLGQEDTILYSSCFDANGGVFETLLGAEDAVISDALNHASIIDGIRLSKARRFRYANRDMAELEARLKEATEGGARRKLIVTDGVFSMDGYVAPLTEICDLADRYDAMVMVDDSHAVGFVGPGGRGTPELHGVMDRVDIITGTLGKALGGASGGYVAARAEIVALLRQRSRPYLFSNSLAPVIAAASLKVLDLLESAGDLRDRLAQNTKLFRTKMTEAGFEILPGDHAIAPVMIGDAAEAARMAELLLERGVYVIGFSYPVVPMGAARIRVQLSAAHSTADVERAVAAFVDARAALGTSAG; encoded by the coding sequence ATGTTCGAGTCCGTACGCGAAGACCTCCGCACCACCCTCGACGAGATCCGCGCCGCGGGCCTGCACAAGCCCGAACGCGTCATCGGCACCCCGCAGAACGCCGCCGTCGCGGTCACCGCGGGGGGCGCCCCCGGCGAGGTCCTCAACTTCTGCGCCAACAACTACCTCGGCCTCGCCGACCACCCCGAGGTCGTCACCGCCGCGAAGGAAGCCCTGGACCGCTGGGGCTACGGCATGGCCTCGGTCCGCTTCATCTGCGGCACCCAGGAGGTCCACAAGGAGCTGGAGGCCCGCCTGTCCTCCTTCCTCGGTCAGGAGGACACGATCCTCTACTCCTCCTGCTTCGACGCCAACGGCGGCGTCTTCGAGACCCTCCTCGGCGCCGAGGACGCGGTGATCTCCGACGCCCTCAACCACGCCTCGATCATCGACGGCATCCGCCTGTCCAAGGCGCGCCGCTTCCGCTACGCCAACCGCGACATGGCCGAGCTGGAGGCCCGTCTCAAGGAGGCCACCGAGGGCGGCGCCCGTCGCAAGCTCATCGTCACCGACGGCGTGTTCTCCATGGACGGCTACGTCGCCCCGCTGACCGAGATCTGCGACCTCGCCGACCGCTACGATGCCATGGTCATGGTCGACGACTCCCACGCCGTCGGCTTCGTCGGCCCCGGCGGCCGCGGCACTCCCGAACTGCACGGCGTCATGGACCGCGTCGACATCATCACCGGCACCCTCGGCAAGGCCCTCGGCGGAGCCTCCGGCGGCTACGTCGCCGCCCGCGCCGAGATCGTCGCCCTGCTGCGCCAGCGCTCCCGCCCGTACCTGTTCTCCAACTCCCTCGCCCCGGTCATCGCCGCCGCCTCCCTGAAGGTCCTCGACCTCCTGGAGTCCGCCGGCGACCTGCGCGACCGGCTGGCCCAGAACACCAAGCTGTTCCGCACGAAGATGACCGAGGCCGGCTTCGAGATCCTGCCCGGCGACCACGCCATCGCCCCGGTCATGATCGGCGACGCGGCCGAGGCGGCCCGGATGGCCGAGCTGCTCCTGGAGCGCGGCGTGTACGTGATCGGCTTCTCGTACCCCGTCGTGCCCATGGGCGCGGCACGCATCCGCGTCCAGCTCTCGGCGGCCCACTCGACCGCCGACGTCGAGCGCGCCGTGGCCGCCTTCGTCGACGCCCGCGCGGCGCTCGGCACATCCGCAGGCTGA
- a CDS encoding LysR family transcriptional regulator: MIDPRRLRILRAVADHRTVTAAAAALYLTPSAVSQQLAALEQETGHTLLTRSGRGVRLTAAGEILLGHAHEVLAQLERAEAELAAYAGGSSGEVTVAAFATGIAEVLAPAIARLAVEHPGIRLRVRDAEGDQSLPMLLDGEADVALAVEYRGGPGADDARLSVLPLYAEPFDAVLPSGHRLADLPAVELADLSDSDWVGQYPGNPCHDVTLLACELAGFQPRFAHSSDDFRAVTALVGAGAGVALVPRSALRGMDLKEVTVRPVTGPAATRRVFAATRRGAQSHPLIAPVLGALVREAERVPGC, encoded by the coding sequence GTGATCGACCCCCGCCGGCTGCGCATCCTGCGGGCCGTGGCGGACCACCGTACGGTGACCGCCGCGGCCGCAGCCCTGTACCTCACCCCGTCCGCCGTCTCCCAGCAGCTCGCCGCCCTGGAGCAGGAGACCGGCCACACGCTGCTCACCCGCAGCGGCCGGGGCGTACGGCTCACCGCGGCCGGTGAGATCCTGCTCGGCCACGCCCACGAGGTGCTGGCCCAGCTGGAGCGCGCCGAGGCGGAACTCGCGGCGTACGCGGGCGGATCGTCGGGCGAGGTCACCGTGGCCGCCTTCGCGACGGGCATCGCCGAGGTGCTCGCCCCGGCCATCGCCCGCCTCGCCGTGGAACACCCCGGCATCCGGCTCCGGGTCCGGGACGCGGAGGGCGACCAGAGCCTGCCGATGCTGCTCGACGGGGAGGCGGACGTCGCCCTGGCGGTCGAGTACCGCGGCGGACCGGGCGCCGACGACGCCCGCCTGTCGGTGCTCCCGCTCTACGCGGAACCCTTCGACGCCGTCCTGCCCTCCGGGCACCGCCTCGCCGACCTCCCGGCGGTGGAGCTGGCGGACCTCTCCGACTCCGACTGGGTGGGCCAGTACCCGGGCAACCCGTGCCACGACGTGACCCTGCTGGCGTGCGAACTGGCGGGCTTCCAGCCCCGCTTCGCGCACTCGTCCGACGACTTCCGGGCCGTCACCGCCCTGGTCGGCGCGGGGGCGGGGGTGGCCCTGGTACCCCGCTCGGCGCTGCGGGGCATGGACCTCAAGGAGGTCACGGTCCGCCCGGTCACGGGTCCGGCCGCCACCCGTCGCGTCTTCGCCGCGACCCGCCGCGGGGCGCAGTCGCACCCGCTGATCGCGCCGGTGCTGGGGGCGCTGGTGCGGGAGGCGGAACGGGTACCGGGGTGTTGA
- the tdh gene encoding L-threonine 3-dehydrogenase, with amino-acid sequence MKALVKHKAEPGLWLMDVPEPEYGPGDVLIKVLRTGICGTDLHIRSWDGWAQGAVKTPLVLGHEFVGEVAALGADVQDIEIGALVSGEGHLVCGKCRNCLAGRRHLCRSTIGLGVGRDGAFAEYVVLPAQNVWVHRTAVDLDVAAIFDPFGNAVHTALSFPLVGEDVLITGAGPIGIMAAAVAKHAGARNVVITDVSPERLEIARKAGATLAVNVAESSIQAAQQQLGLREGFDIGLEMSGRAEAMRDMIDNMTHGGRIAMLGLPAQEFPVDWAKVVTSMITIKGIYGREMFETWYAMTVLLEGGLDLSPVITGRYSHRDFETAFDEAATARSGKIILDWTA; translated from the coding sequence ATGAAGGCACTCGTCAAGCACAAGGCCGAGCCCGGCCTGTGGCTCATGGACGTCCCCGAGCCCGAGTACGGCCCCGGCGACGTGCTGATCAAGGTGCTGCGCACCGGCATCTGCGGAACCGACCTGCACATCCGCTCGTGGGACGGCTGGGCCCAGGGCGCCGTCAAGACGCCCCTCGTCCTCGGACACGAGTTCGTCGGAGAGGTCGCCGCGCTCGGCGCGGACGTCCAGGACATCGAGATCGGCGCCCTCGTCAGCGGTGAGGGCCACCTGGTGTGCGGCAAGTGCCGCAACTGCCTGGCCGGCCGCCGCCACCTGTGCCGCAGCACCATCGGCCTCGGCGTCGGCCGCGACGGCGCCTTCGCCGAGTACGTCGTGCTGCCCGCGCAGAACGTGTGGGTGCACCGCACCGCCGTCGACCTCGACGTCGCGGCCATCTTCGACCCCTTCGGCAACGCCGTGCACACCGCGCTGTCCTTCCCGCTCGTCGGCGAGGACGTGCTGATCACCGGCGCCGGCCCGATCGGCATCATGGCGGCGGCCGTGGCCAAGCACGCCGGCGCGCGCAACGTCGTCATCACCGACGTCAGCCCCGAACGCCTGGAGATCGCCCGCAAGGCCGGCGCCACCCTCGCCGTCAACGTCGCCGAATCCTCGATCCAGGCCGCGCAGCAGCAGCTCGGGCTGCGCGAGGGCTTCGACATCGGCCTGGAGATGTCCGGCCGGGCCGAGGCCATGCGCGACATGATCGACAACATGACGCACGGCGGCCGGATCGCCATGCTGGGGCTGCCGGCGCAGGAGTTCCCGGTCGACTGGGCGAAGGTCGTCACCTCGATGATCACCATCAAGGGCATCTACGGCCGCGAGATGTTCGAGACGTGGTACGCGATGACCGTCCTGCTGGAAGGCGGGCTCGACCTGTCCCCGGTCATCACCGGCCGCTACTCGCACCGCGACTTCGAGACCGCCTTCGACGAGGCCGCCACCGCCCGCAGCGGCAAGATCATCCTGGACTGGACGGCGTAA